Proteins encoded by one window of Chryseobacterium sp. POL2:
- the rsgA gene encoding ribosome small subunit-dependent GTPase A, with product MQGIVIKSTGSWYQVLEESEKKIYEARIRGKFKLIKTRLTNPLAVGDSVEFTLEQDDIAWITKIFPRKNYIIRKSVNLSKEAHIIASNMDLACIIFTLKHPETSLGFLDRFLVCCEAYDIKPLILFNKVDVLSDDDFELLNTIKFIYDDIGYDSLEISSYTKHNLETLQDIIKDKISLFFGHSGSGKSTLVNALQPNLNLKTGEISDVHLKGKHTTTFAQMHFWEFGGAVIDTPGVREFALIDVEKEEIQHYFPEIFKTGQHCKFHNCLHLNEPKCAVLEAIEEGKIEQNRYFNYVKLMDEAEEQQLK from the coding sequence ATGCAAGGAATCGTTATCAAATCTACCGGAAGTTGGTATCAGGTTTTAGAAGAATCTGAAAAAAAAATCTATGAAGCACGTATCAGAGGAAAATTCAAACTGATCAAAACCAGATTGACAAATCCTTTGGCAGTGGGCGATTCGGTGGAGTTTACTTTGGAGCAAGATGATATTGCATGGATAACCAAAATTTTTCCACGAAAGAATTATATCATTCGAAAATCGGTTAACCTTTCCAAAGAAGCACACATAATCGCTTCGAATATGGATTTGGCTTGCATTATTTTCACATTGAAACATCCAGAGACTTCTTTGGGTTTTCTAGACCGATTTTTGGTGTGTTGTGAAGCTTATGATATAAAACCATTAATTTTATTTAATAAAGTCGATGTTCTCTCAGATGATGATTTTGAATTATTAAACACCATTAAATTCATTTATGATGACATTGGCTACGACAGCCTTGAGATTTCATCGTACACAAAACACAATTTAGAAACTTTACAAGATATAATCAAAGACAAAATTTCTTTATTTTTTGGGCATTCGGGAAGTGGAAAGTCAACTTTGGTAAATGCCTTGCAGCCCAATCTTAATCTCAAAACGGGAGAAATTTCTGATGTGCATCTCAAAGGAAAACATACCACAACTTTTGCACAAATGCATTTTTGGGAATTTGGTGGCGCAGTGATTGATACGCCAGGCGTCCGTGAGTTTGCTTTGATTGATGTTGAGAAAGAGGAAATACAACATTATTTTCCTGAAATTTTTAAAACAGGACAACATTGTAAATTTCACAACTGTCTTCATCTCAATGAGCCAAAATGCGCCGTTCTGGAAGCAATAGAAGAAGGAAAGATTGAACAGAATCGTTATTTTAACTATGTTAAATTAATGGATGAGGCGGAAGAGCAACAATTAAAATAA
- a CDS encoding nucleoside-diphosphate kinase, producing MSGKITFTMIKPDAVADGHIGAILGKIAEAGFKFKALKLTQLTVADAKKFYEVHAERPFYGELVEFMSSGPIVAAVLEKDNAVEDFRTLIGATNPADAAEGTIRKMFARSVGENAVHGSDSDENALIEAQFHFSGREIF from the coding sequence ATGTCAGGAAAAATTACTTTCACCATGATAAAACCAGATGCGGTTGCAGATGGACATATTGGTGCTATTTTAGGGAAAATCGCAGAAGCTGGATTCAAGTTTAAAGCGCTAAAACTTACACAACTTACCGTAGCAGATGCTAAAAAGTTTTATGAAGTTCACGCAGAAAGACCTTTCTATGGAGAGTTAGTAGAATTTATGTCTTCGGGACCAATCGTTGCGGCGGTTTTGGAAAAAGATAATGCTGTTGAAGATTTCCGCACATTAATTGGTGCTACTAATCCTGCAGATGCTGCAGAAGGTACTATTAGAAAAATGTTTGCAAGAAGTGTTGGCGAAAATGCTGTACACGGTTCAGATTCTGATGAGAATGCGCTTATCGAAGCTCAGTTCCATTTTTCTGGAAGAGAAATTTTCTAA
- the rpe gene encoding ribulose-phosphate 3-epimerase — protein sequence MKNKLIAPSLLSADFGNLQRDITMLNESQADWLHVDVMDGRFVPNISFGFPVMKTIQEHAKKFVDVHLMIVEPEKYVDEFINMGADLVSVHFEACTHLHRVINQIQDRGAKAGVVLNPATPVMLLEDIIKEVDLVLLMSVNPGFGGQKFIENTYKKVKETKNLILDNNSTALIQVDGGVNLDNASKLFEAGADVLVAGNAVFASENPAKTIELLKL from the coding sequence ATGAAAAATAAATTAATCGCACCTTCCCTATTATCTGCAGATTTTGGAAATCTACAACGCGACATTACTATGCTCAACGAAAGTCAAGCCGATTGGTTGCATGTTGATGTGATGGACGGAAGATTTGTCCCCAATATTTCCTTCGGATTTCCAGTGATGAAAACCATTCAGGAACACGCAAAAAAATTCGTAGATGTCCATTTAATGATCGTCGAGCCAGAAAAATATGTTGACGAATTTATCAATATGGGCGCCGATTTGGTTTCAGTACATTTCGAAGCCTGCACCCATCTTCACCGCGTTATTAATCAAATCCAAGATCGGGGTGCAAAAGCAGGTGTTGTCCTTAATCCGGCAACGCCAGTTATGTTATTGGAAGATATTATTAAAGAGGTTGATTTGGTTTTATTAATGAGTGTAAATCCTGGATTTGGCGGACAAAAATTTATTGAAAACACCTACAAGAAAGTTAAAGAAACCAAAAACTTAATCCTGGACAACAATTCTACAGCTTTGATACAAGTGGATGGTGGCGTTAATCTTGATAATGCCTCAAAATTATTCGAAGCTGGCGCGGATGTCTTGGTGGCTGGAAATGCAGTTTTTGCATCCGAAAATCCTGCTAAAACAATTGAACTTTTAAAACTTTAA
- a CDS encoding M42 family metallopeptidase: MKFEKKSLKFLEEYLNTASPTGYEHAGQKLWTNYIKNYVDKIEFDHYGTAYGIINPEAEFKVVIEAHADEISWYVNYITDDGLIYVIRNGGSDQTIAPSKVVNIHGEKGIIKGVFGWPAIHTRTNQNEPTPKIENIFIDCGATTKQEVEDLGIFVGCMITYPDEFFELNDRYFVCRALDNRIGGFMIAEVARLLKENKKTLPFGLYITNSVQEEVGLYGAKMIADTIKPNIAIVTDVTHDTTTPMIEKKKEGEQKCGDGPVVFFAPSVHHNIRELIIDTAKNKKIPFQRAAASRATGTDTDAFAHSNGGVPSALISLPLRYMHTTVEMVSKEDVYNVIQLIYECLLKIKPNMKLKYH; the protein is encoded by the coding sequence ATGAAGTTTGAAAAAAAATCCTTGAAATTTTTAGAAGAATACCTTAATACTGCTTCACCAACAGGTTACGAACATGCTGGACAAAAGCTCTGGACTAATTATATTAAGAATTACGTTGACAAAATAGAATTCGATCATTATGGTACCGCCTATGGTATTATTAATCCAGAAGCAGAATTCAAAGTCGTTATAGAAGCCCATGCGGATGAAATCAGTTGGTATGTTAATTACATTACCGATGATGGGTTAATCTACGTCATTAGAAATGGAGGATCAGACCAAACAATAGCTCCTTCAAAAGTGGTTAATATCCATGGAGAAAAAGGTATTATTAAAGGTGTTTTCGGTTGGCCAGCAATTCATACAAGAACCAATCAAAATGAACCCACTCCCAAAATTGAAAACATCTTTATCGATTGCGGTGCAACAACCAAACAAGAAGTTGAAGACTTAGGCATTTTTGTAGGCTGCATGATAACTTATCCCGACGAATTTTTTGAATTAAACGACCGTTATTTTGTTTGTCGAGCGTTGGATAACCGCATTGGAGGTTTTATGATTGCAGAAGTTGCACGACTTTTAAAAGAGAATAAAAAAACACTTCCTTTCGGGTTGTACATTACAAACTCTGTGCAAGAAGAAGTTGGTCTTTATGGCGCAAAAATGATTGCAGACACCATCAAACCAAATATCGCTATTGTTACCGATGTTACCCACGACACCACCACACCCATGATTGAAAAGAAAAAAGAAGGCGAGCAGAAATGCGGTGACGGCCCTGTTGTTTTCTTTGCACCAAGCGTTCATCACAACATTCGTGAACTAATTATCGATACTGCAAAAAATAAAAAAATACCTTTCCAACGAGCCGCAGCAAGTCGTGCGACAGGAACCGACACGGACGCTTTTGCACATTCCAATGGCGGCGTGCCAAGTGCTTTAATATCCTTGCCTTTACGCTATATGCACACGACGGTTGAGATGGTTTCTAAAGAAGATGTTTACAATGTTATTCAATTGATTTACGAATGCCTTTTGAAAATTAAACCAAATATGAAATTAAAATATCATTAA
- a CDS encoding DUF4294 domain-containing protein → MKFYKLFLVLSIFVGSYVVAQNETEVMQVPKALSEMPRDKLKKDEFGNWYYYDEVQKAKIYDINGEQVVVMDELLIRANPKFNNQLDRNFYFFLNKKLNRVYPLFLHALEQYRGLDDETKSMDDRAKTKYIKKRQEELANEYEKQLRDLTTTEGQVFAKLMNRATGKTVYEIIKELRGGWSAFWWNVKGNMADVSLKTPYNPHKSREDFFVESLLISNWNYGYLKPYPGYQDFKVQK, encoded by the coding sequence ATGAAATTTTATAAGTTATTTTTGGTTTTAAGCATCTTTGTAGGGTCTTATGTGGTAGCGCAAAATGAAACGGAAGTTATGCAAGTTCCTAAAGCGCTGAGCGAAATGCCAAGAGATAAACTAAAAAAAGATGAATTCGGAAATTGGTATTATTATGACGAAGTTCAAAAAGCGAAAATCTATGATATCAATGGAGAACAAGTGGTGGTAATGGATGAGCTTTTGATTCGAGCAAATCCCAAATTTAATAATCAACTGGATCGTAATTTTTATTTCTTTTTAAATAAGAAGTTAAATCGTGTATATCCGCTTTTTTTACATGCGCTAGAGCAATACAGAGGTCTGGACGATGAAACCAAATCTATGGATGACAGAGCGAAAACGAAATACATAAAAAAACGGCAAGAAGAATTAGCGAATGAATACGAAAAACAATTGCGCGATTTGACGACAACAGAAGGGCAAGTTTTTGCAAAATTGATGAACCGTGCCACTGGGAAAACCGTGTACGAAATAATTAAAGAACTGCGCGGTGGATGGAGTGCTTTTTGGTGGAATGTAAAAGGTAATATGGCAGATGTAAGTCTTAAAACGCCTTATAATCCGCACAAATCAAGAGAAGATTTTTTTGTAGAAAGCCTTCTTATTAGTAATTGGAATTATGGTTATCTGAAACCTTATCCAGGTTATCAAGATTTTAAAGTACAAAAATAA
- a CDS encoding NUDIX domain-containing protein, producing MIDKINIRVYGICIKNQAVLSLHEEYAGEFLTKLPGGGLEYGESVIACLKREFSEELNVEIDVVKHFYTQEEFLVSRFRENEQLLTIYYLCEIKNEEDMLIIDPCIETAEWIPLTKENPFPLPIDNIVFEKLKQEYL from the coding sequence ATGATTGACAAAATAAACATTAGAGTTTACGGGATCTGTATAAAAAATCAGGCTGTACTAAGCCTCCATGAAGAATACGCTGGCGAATTTTTAACCAAACTTCCCGGCGGAGGATTAGAATATGGAGAAAGCGTTATCGCATGTCTAAAGCGTGAGTTTTCCGAAGAACTAAATGTTGAGATAGACGTTGTAAAACATTTTTATACCCAAGAAGAGTTTTTAGTATCGAGGTTTCGTGAGAACGAGCAGCTTTTGACCATTTATTATCTTTGTGAAATCAAAAACGAAGAAGATATGCTCATCATCGACCCTTGTATCGAAACAGCAGAATGGATTCCCTTAACGAAAGAAAACCCATTCCCACTACCAATCGACAATATTGTTTTTGAAAAATTAAAACAAGAGTATCTATAA
- the mnmD gene encoding tRNA (5-methylaminomethyl-2-thiouridine)(34)-methyltransferase MnmD: protein MINREIITTKDGSKTLYINNLNESYHSQYGALQEAEHVFINNGFIKINNYQINILELGLGTGLNLLVTINELLKNDKNHIIHYFGIEKYPVNESEIEVLSYAKHFKNPEIALLEKKIHAAAWNEMIEITPNFYLTKIKADFFDIKNLELPPIDLVYFDCFGAKVQPDLWEKDLFEIVADKMRINGLLTTYSSKGSVRRCLQELNFEVQKLAGPPGKREMLNAIKLS, encoded by the coding sequence ATGATAAATAGAGAAATAATTACGACTAAAGACGGAAGCAAAACACTATATATCAATAACTTAAATGAAAGCTACCATTCTCAATACGGTGCCTTACAAGAAGCCGAACATGTATTTATTAATAATGGATTCATAAAAATAAATAATTATCAAATTAATATTTTAGAACTAGGTTTAGGGACAGGTCTTAATCTTTTAGTAACAATTAATGAATTATTGAAAAATGACAAAAATCATATAATTCACTATTTTGGAATTGAGAAATATCCTGTTAATGAATCCGAAATTGAAGTCCTAAGTTATGCTAAGCATTTTAAAAATCCAGAAATAGCATTATTAGAAAAGAAAATACATGCTGCCGCTTGGAATGAAATGATTGAAATCACACCAAATTTCTATTTAACAAAAATAAAAGCTGATTTTTTTGATATTAAAAACCTGGAATTACCTCCAATAGATTTGGTATATTTTGATTGTTTCGGCGCTAAAGTCCAACCCGACTTGTGGGAAAAAGATTTATTCGAAATCGTTGCTGACAAAATGAGAATTAATGGCTTACTCACAACATATTCTTCCAAAGGCAGTGTCAGACGATGTTTGCAAGAACTTAATTTTGAGGTTCAAAAATTAGCTGGTCCTCCTGGAAAACGAGAAATGCTCAACGCGATAAAGCTTTCCTAG
- a CDS encoding branched-chain amino acid aminotransferase produces the protein MIIQKTENSKLATFDPNNFSFGDTFIDHMIICEYEDGKWGDVKLVPYGPLPFTPAMMGVNYGQACFEGMKAYKDENDDVFLFRPEKNFERINKSAKRLAIPEIPREAFIDGLNALVDVDRAWIPKGEGTSLYLRPVVFATEEVLKARVSNKYMFAIVATPAKSYYSAPVSVKISDYYSRSANGGVGFAKAAGNYAASFYPTQLAIDEGYDQVIWTDDATHEYFEESGTMNVFVRINDTIYTPSTSEKILDGVTRDSFIQLAKNKGINLVVGDVKVADVVAAAKDGSLKEAWGVGTAVVTTRFEAIGYGDEKFVLPTLSDDESFAYILKKALVDIQTNNAEDIFGWRVKVDKKY, from the coding sequence ATGATAATTCAAAAGACAGAAAATTCTAAGCTAGCTACTTTTGATCCTAATAACTTTTCGTTCGGAGATACTTTCATAGATCACATGATTATTTGTGAATACGAAGACGGAAAATGGGGTGATGTTAAATTGGTTCCTTACGGACCACTTCCTTTTACACCAGCCATGATGGGGGTTAATTATGGACAAGCTTGTTTCGAAGGAATGAAAGCCTACAAAGATGAAAATGATGACGTATTTTTATTCCGTCCCGAGAAAAATTTTGAAAGAATTAATAAATCAGCTAAACGTTTAGCAATTCCAGAAATTCCAAGAGAGGCTTTTATAGATGGGCTTAATGCGTTGGTTGATGTTGACAGAGCATGGATACCAAAAGGAGAAGGAACTTCTTTGTATCTTCGTCCAGTCGTTTTCGCTACAGAAGAAGTTTTGAAAGCGAGAGTATCTAACAAATATATGTTTGCGATTGTTGCAACACCTGCAAAAAGTTATTATTCTGCACCAGTTTCTGTAAAAATATCGGATTACTATTCTCGTTCTGCTAACGGAGGAGTAGGATTTGCAAAAGCAGCAGGTAATTATGCTGCATCATTCTATCCAACACAATTGGCTATCGATGAAGGTTATGACCAAGTTATTTGGACAGATGACGCAACCCACGAATATTTTGAAGAAAGTGGTACCATGAATGTTTTTGTACGCATTAATGATACCATCTATACACCTAGTACATCAGAAAAGATTCTGGACGGTGTGACCAGAGATAGCTTTATTCAATTGGCTAAAAATAAAGGAATTAATTTAGTTGTCGGCGATGTTAAAGTGGCAGATGTGGTTGCAGCGGCTAAAGATGGTAGCTTGAAAGAAGCTTGGGGCGTAGGTACTGCGGTAGTTACAACAAGATTTGAAGCTATCGGTTATGGTGATGAGAAATTTGTTTTGCCAACTTTGTCAGATGACGAAAGCTTTGCTTACATTTTGAAAAAAGCTTTGGTAGACATTCAAACGAATAATGCGGAGGATATCTTCGGATGGAGAGTTAAGGTTGATAAAAAATACTAG
- a CDS encoding FKBP-type peptidyl-prolyl cis-trans isomerase produces MKKIILLSIGMLSSCIKQSPIYEATSNEVSHEEMEASKTRNKNLNILERQQIQQWIDAQDKKFYSMGMNYWVDIENLASNHKKNDGEKLSYEYDIYDFDMVKLYDNAKQIKDQELGKFDDLRPVEDAVRYMKKGQEATLLVPSALGFGSYGDNDKIASDMPIIIKIRTL; encoded by the coding sequence ATGAAAAAAATAATTCTTTTAAGCATCGGCATGCTTAGCTCTTGTATCAAACAAAGTCCTATCTACGAAGCGACTTCCAACGAAGTATCGCACGAAGAGATGGAAGCTTCCAAAACCAGAAACAAGAATCTAAATATTTTGGAACGACAGCAGATCCAACAATGGATTGATGCGCAAGATAAAAAATTCTATTCCATGGGAATGAATTATTGGGTAGATATCGAAAATCTAGCTTCAAACCATAAAAAAAATGATGGCGAAAAACTAAGTTACGAATATGACATCTACGATTTTGATATGGTGAAATTGTATGATAATGCCAAACAAATCAAAGATCAAGAGTTAGGGAAATTTGATGATCTTCGCCCAGTAGAGGATGCGGTACGCTATATGAAAAAAGGACAGGAAGCTACCTTGTTGGTGCCTTCTGCCTTAGGATTTGGATCTTACGGTGACAATGATAAGATTGCTAGCGACATGCCAATTATCATTAAAATAAGGACACTATAA
- a CDS encoding peptidylprolyl isomerase, whose product MKKLLFVPILLTLLNCKTLEIDKETYNSLTDGLYAKMQTSKGEMLVKLEDEKAPVTVANFVGLAEGKIPNKAKADKVPFYDGTIFHRVIKDFMIQGGDPKGTGMGDPGYKFADEKNDLQHTGKGILSMANSGPNTNGSQFFITEVATPWLDGRHTIFGKVVKGNEVIDAIATVEKAANDKPKEDVVLQKVTIFSKGDQYKKYDALKTFEEGKAKIEENNKAFEAKAEAERLKKLQEFQANQDKLVNALKAEMQSTASGLYYKITKKNEAGSTPKSGDIVSVHYAGKLVDGEEFDNSFKRGEPIQIPIGVGQVIKGWDEGILLLKEGETATLLIPSSLGYGERGAGGVIPANAWLIFDVELVKVGS is encoded by the coding sequence ATGAAAAAACTACTATTTGTACCGATATTATTAACATTATTAAACTGTAAAACATTGGAAATAGACAAAGAAACTTACAACAGCCTTACAGATGGTTTATATGCTAAGATGCAAACTTCAAAAGGCGAAATGCTTGTTAAACTCGAAGACGAAAAAGCACCTGTAACAGTAGCTAACTTCGTAGGATTAGCAGAAGGCAAAATCCCTAACAAAGCGAAAGCAGACAAAGTACCTTTCTATGATGGGACAATATTCCACAGAGTCATCAAGGATTTTATGATCCAAGGTGGCGACCCGAAAGGAACAGGAATGGGCGATCCAGGATACAAATTTGCTGATGAAAAAAATGACCTACAACATACAGGAAAAGGAATACTTTCTATGGCGAACTCTGGTCCTAATACCAATGGCTCTCAGTTCTTCATTACAGAAGTGGCTACACCTTGGTTAGACGGCAGACACACGATTTTTGGAAAAGTGGTAAAAGGCAACGAGGTTATCGACGCTATTGCAACGGTAGAAAAAGCTGCGAATGACAAACCAAAAGAAGATGTAGTTCTTCAGAAAGTTACAATTTTTAGCAAAGGCGATCAGTACAAAAAATATGACGCGCTTAAAACTTTCGAAGAAGGTAAAGCGAAAATCGAAGAAAACAACAAAGCTTTCGAAGCCAAAGCAGAAGCAGAACGTCTTAAAAAACTTCAGGAATTTCAAGCTAACCAAGACAAATTGGTGAATGCTTTAAAGGCCGAAATGCAGTCAACAGCTTCTGGACTTTATTACAAAATCACAAAGAAAAACGAAGCTGGTAGCACACCAAAATCTGGAGATATCGTATCCGTACATTATGCTGGAAAGTTGGTGGACGGTGAGGAATTCGACAACTCTTTCAAAAGAGGCGAGCCTATCCAGATCCCGATTGGCGTAGGACAAGTTATCAAAGGTTGGGACGAAGGCATCCTACTTCTTAAAGAAGGCGAAACGGCAACACTGCTTATTCCGTCAAGCTTAGGATATGGCGAAAGAGGTGCTGGAGGCGTTATCCCGGCTAATGCCTGGTTGATTTTTGATGTAGAATTGGTAAAAGTAGGAAGCTAA